A portion of the Halopelagius inordinatus genome contains these proteins:
- a CDS encoding NUDIX hydrolase encodes METTRHFTATVYVVEGGATALHHHDRLGIRVPPGGHIDRDELPHEAGLREVREETGLDATLVAETPDIDAPAGEALPDPAYVMLYDVDVREDGRVAHQHIDHVYFARVASREISPGGHDEAAPDAWEWYTASDLEASELDPDTVRLGLEAIEAVGERETSAGR; translated from the coding sequence ATGGAGACGACTCGACATTTCACCGCGACGGTGTACGTCGTCGAAGGCGGCGCGACTGCCCTCCACCACCACGACAGACTCGGCATCCGCGTCCCGCCGGGGGGCCACATCGACAGGGACGAACTCCCTCACGAGGCGGGCCTCCGCGAGGTGCGCGAGGAGACGGGCCTCGACGCGACGTTGGTGGCGGAGACGCCCGACATCGACGCACCCGCGGGCGAGGCCCTCCCGGACCCGGCGTACGTGATGCTGTACGACGTCGACGTTCGCGAAGACGGCCGCGTCGCCCACCAGCATATCGACCACGTCTACTTCGCTCGCGTCGCGTCCCGAGAGATTTCGCCCGGCGGTCACGACGAGGCGGCCCCGGACGCGTGGGAGTGGTACACCGCCTCCGACCTCGAAGCGAGCGAACTCGACCCGGACACGGTGCGGTTGGGACTCGAAGCCATCGAAGCGGTCGGAGAGAGGGAGACGTCGGCGGGGCGGTAG
- the gatC gene encoding Asp-tRNA(Asn)/Glu-tRNA(Gln) amidotransferase subunit GatC — MSDTPVDAEEVRHVAELARVNLDDDEVEEFSAQFADILEYFDALDDVPEVEAESDLVNVMRPDEVRDSLDREEALKNAPETEDGFFKGPRVS, encoded by the coding sequence ATGAGCGACACGCCCGTCGACGCCGAGGAAGTGCGGCACGTCGCCGAACTGGCGCGGGTGAACCTCGACGACGACGAAGTCGAGGAGTTCTCCGCGCAGTTCGCCGACATCCTCGAGTACTTCGACGCTCTCGACGACGTTCCGGAAGTCGAAGCCGAATCGGACCTCGTGAACGTCATGCGCCCCGACGAGGTGCGAGACAGCCTCGACCGAGAGGAGGCGCTCAAAAACGCCCCGGAGACGGAGGACGGCTTCTTCAAAGGCCCGCGGGTGTCGTAG
- a CDS encoding TrkH family potassium uptake protein, protein MSHGRRRTVAGWPADLATIARDVGSLLAMQATMMTATVIVALVFREWYSALSFLIAGGVTALVGFGARRAFSEAPNPRMKHGMIIAASGWLMTAVFGSLPFLLTAHLTPVEISAAYVPTGVDYSQSSLVYFTNPLHALFESMSGWTGSGLTMAVHEPSLPRTIQWWRSFIQWVGGVGVIVLTVSILARPGSGSYTLYRSETREERIHPSIISTVREVWKIFLLYTVLSITVLFVAIRLSEYGAALPLWQAGWQAINHAMTGLSTGGFSVTDNSIATYDSPLIETVLLPIMTLGAIAFPVHYAILRNRDYGKLLSDLQTKWLFVGFLVGVVLLSAQNVASVSAYADAFTGTKNWFGVAPLVGYPTADALRDSVFQFISALTCTGFQSAPIGRWAAGGKLIVSGAMVIGGAAGSTVGGIKIIRAYTIARGIKWQFARVFLPASAVVSIRMNGRRLNRTEMDREFSEAAIVTLLWLILLVASSLVLANVAAPSFTYADALFEVASAQGNVGLSSGITGPGMHPVGEAMFLLNMWIGRLEIIPVLVFLRSALYGLEP, encoded by the coding sequence ATGTCGCACGGACGCCGCCGCACCGTCGCCGGATGGCCGGCCGACCTCGCCACTATCGCCCGCGACGTGGGGTCGCTACTGGCGATGCAGGCGACGATGATGACCGCGACCGTCATCGTGGCACTCGTCTTTCGCGAGTGGTATTCTGCGCTCTCGTTTCTCATCGCCGGGGGCGTAACCGCCCTCGTCGGGTTCGGGGCGCGCCGGGCGTTCTCGGAGGCGCCGAATCCGCGGATGAAACACGGCATGATAATCGCCGCCAGCGGGTGGTTGATGACGGCGGTGTTCGGGTCGCTCCCGTTCCTCCTCACGGCGCACCTCACGCCGGTGGAGATATCGGCGGCGTACGTCCCCACGGGCGTGGACTACAGCCAGTCGAGTCTCGTCTACTTCACGAACCCGCTTCACGCCCTGTTCGAGAGCATGAGCGGATGGACCGGAAGCGGACTGACGATGGCCGTCCACGAACCGTCGCTGCCGCGGACGATTCAGTGGTGGCGCTCGTTCATCCAGTGGGTCGGCGGCGTGGGCGTCATCGTCCTCACGGTCTCCATCCTCGCTCGCCCCGGAAGCGGAAGCTACACTCTCTACCGCTCCGAGACGCGTGAAGAGCGTATCCACCCGAGCATCATCTCCACCGTCCGCGAGGTGTGGAAGATATTCCTGTTGTACACGGTTCTTTCCATCACGGTGCTTTTCGTCGCTATCCGACTCTCGGAGTACGGCGCGGCGCTTCCGCTCTGGCAGGCCGGATGGCAGGCTATCAACCACGCGATGACGGGGCTCTCGACCGGCGGGTTCTCCGTCACCGACAACTCCATCGCGACGTACGACTCGCCGCTCATCGAGACGGTCCTTCTACCCATCATGACGCTCGGAGCCATCGCGTTCCCCGTCCACTACGCCATCCTCCGGAACCGTGACTACGGAAAACTGCTCTCGGACCTACAGACGAAGTGGCTGTTCGTCGGCTTCCTCGTCGGCGTCGTCCTTCTCTCGGCGCAAAACGTCGCCTCCGTGTCCGCGTACGCCGACGCGTTCACCGGGACAAAAAACTGGTTCGGCGTCGCGCCCCTCGTCGGCTACCCGACCGCGGACGCGCTTCGGGACTCCGTCTTCCAGTTCATTAGCGCGCTCACCTGCACGGGCTTTCAGTCCGCTCCCATCGGTCGGTGGGCCGCGGGCGGGAAACTCATCGTCTCGGGCGCGATGGTCATCGGCGGCGCGGCGGGGTCAACCGTCGGCGGTATCAAGATCATCCGCGCGTACACCATCGCCCGCGGCATCAAGTGGCAGTTCGCCCGAGTGTTCCTCCCCGCGAGCGCCGTCGTCAGCATTCGGATGAACGGCCGTAGACTCAACCGGACCGAGATGGACCGCGAGTTCAGCGAGGCGGCTATCGTCACACTACTTTGGCTGATCCTCCTCGTCGCGTCCAGTCTCGTCCTCGCCAACGTCGCCGCTCCTAGCTTCACCTACGCGGACGCCCTCTTCGAGGTGGCGTCGGCGCAGGGCAACGTCGGCCTCTCGTCGGGCATCACCGGTCCGGGGATGCATCCGGTCGGCGAGGCGATGTTCCTCCTCAATATGTGGATCGGCCGGTTGGAGATCATCCCGGTGCTCGTGTTCCTGCGCTCTGCGCTCTACGGCCTCGAACCGTAA
- the gatA gene encoding Asp-tRNA(Asn)/Glu-tRNA(Gln) amidotransferase subunit GatA: protein MSANIFITEATIEGDDDGPLSGLTVAVKDNISTEGVRTTCGSAMLEEYVPPYDATVVERVKRSGATIVGKANMDEFGMGGTTETSAFGPTKNPVDEERVPGGSSGGSAAAVAAGEADVALGSDTGGSVRNPAAFCGVVGLKPTYGLVSRYGLVAYANSLEQIGPIASNVEDAARLLDVVSGPDPRDGTTRYDGDGGHPAENAEYAAAADGDVDGTTIGVVTDLLEGADDGVVETFEARLSDLESRGAELVDVSLESLEHAVQAYYVIAMSEASSNLARFDGVRYGVSGGYEGNWNDSFARAREEGFGEEVKRRVLLGTYALSAGYHDKYYKKAQDARAWIKRDFDAAFEEADVLATPTMPVLPPRLGESLSDPLQLYLMDANTVPVNLANLPAVSVPAGESEGLPVGLQFVGPKFGEESILRAASAVEDAR, encoded by the coding sequence ATGAGCGCGAACATATTCATCACCGAAGCGACTATCGAGGGCGACGACGACGGCCCCCTCTCGGGACTCACCGTCGCCGTCAAGGACAACATAAGCACCGAGGGCGTCCGGACGACGTGCGGGTCCGCGATGCTCGAAGAGTACGTCCCGCCGTACGACGCGACTGTCGTCGAACGGGTAAAGCGGTCGGGCGCGACCATCGTCGGGAAGGCCAACATGGACGAGTTCGGGATGGGCGGGACGACCGAAACGTCCGCGTTCGGCCCCACGAAGAACCCGGTGGACGAAGAGCGCGTCCCCGGCGGGTCCTCCGGGGGGTCCGCCGCCGCAGTCGCCGCCGGAGAGGCGGACGTGGCACTCGGGTCAGACACGGGCGGGTCCGTCCGAAACCCCGCCGCGTTCTGCGGCGTCGTCGGTCTCAAGCCGACCTACGGTCTCGTCTCGCGGTACGGCCTCGTCGCGTACGCGAACTCGCTCGAACAGATAGGCCCCATCGCGTCGAACGTCGAGGACGCCGCGAGACTGCTCGACGTCGTCTCGGGACCCGACCCCCGGGACGGGACGACGCGGTACGATGGCGACGGCGGCCACCCCGCCGAGAACGCGGAGTACGCCGCCGCCGCGGACGGCGACGTAGACGGCACGACTATCGGCGTCGTCACGGACCTCCTGGAGGGCGCGGACGACGGCGTCGTCGAGACGTTCGAGGCGCGACTCTCGGACCTCGAATCCCGAGGCGCGGAACTCGTGGACGTGAGCCTCGAATCGCTCGAACACGCCGTACAGGCGTACTACGTCATCGCGATGTCGGAGGCGTCCTCGAACCTCGCGCGCTTCGACGGCGTCCGCTACGGCGTCTCCGGCGGGTACGAGGGCAACTGGAACGACTCGTTCGCTCGCGCCCGCGAGGAGGGCTTCGGCGAGGAGGTCAAGCGCCGCGTCCTCTTGGGGACGTACGCGCTCTCTGCGGGCTACCACGACAAATACTACAAGAAGGCCCAAGACGCCCGCGCGTGGATAAAGCGGGACTTCGACGCCGCCTTCGAGGAAGCCGACGTATTGGCGACGCCGACGATGCCGGTGCTTCCCCCGCGCCTCGGCGAGAGCCTCTCGGACCCGCTTCAACTCTACCTGATGGACGCAAACACCGTCCCGGTGAACCTCGCGAACCTGCCCGCCGTCTCCGTCCCCGCGGGCGAGTCCGAGGGCCTGCCGGTCGGCCTGCAGTTCGTCGGCCCGAAGTTCGGCGAGGAGTCCATCCTCCGGGCGGCGTCGGCGGTCGAGGACGCGCGGTAA
- a CDS encoding asparagine synthase C-terminal domain-containing protein, with protein sequence MLRGADERTVREAVETGDPLPGTAGFAGEIDGRLVRDVLGRQPLFVEEDDPGTWSFDRRELTAPVSVGPGVVRSLDADETASGEHPTWTLPDPDPYEDRQTGLDAVRDAVTESVASVDSDGLAVAFSGGVDSAVVAEGVPDAPCYVAGFEGSHDVAAAREAADAMGRELRVVELTHDDLREAVPELVSVLGRTNPMDIQIVLPLYLVARRVAADGFDRLAVGQGADELFGGYAKVQKAPDDPRVDADTVRGAARETVLTLPAQLERDVLALRAAGVEPVAPLLHDRVVEAALPLPDELLVAGETRKVALREAAREMVPDAVAAADKKAVQYGTYAARELDRLARQAGFKRRMDDHVEKYVKSLVADADAHADSDG encoded by the coding sequence ATGCTCCGAGGCGCGGACGAACGGACTGTCCGCGAGGCCGTCGAAACCGGGGACCCACTCCCCGGCACCGCCGGGTTCGCGGGCGAGATCGACGGCCGTCTCGTCCGCGACGTGTTGGGCCGCCAACCGCTGTTCGTCGAGGAGGACGACCCCGGTACGTGGAGTTTCGACCGACGGGAGTTGACCGCGCCCGTCTCCGTCGGCCCGGGCGTCGTCCGGTCTCTCGACGCCGACGAGACGGCGTCCGGGGAGCATCCGACGTGGACGCTCCCCGACCCCGACCCCTACGAGGACCGCCAGACGGGATTGGACGCGGTTCGAGATGCCGTCACGGAATCGGTCGCCTCCGTCGACTCGGACGGCCTCGCCGTCGCGTTCTCCGGGGGCGTCGATTCGGCCGTCGTCGCCGAAGGCGTCCCCGACGCCCCCTGTTACGTCGCCGGGTTCGAGGGCAGTCACGACGTCGCCGCCGCGCGCGAGGCGGCCGACGCGATGGGCCGCGAGTTGCGCGTCGTCGAACTGACGCACGACGACCTGCGCGAGGCGGTGCCCGAACTCGTCTCGGTTCTCGGGCGGACGAACCCGATGGACATCCAGATAGTCCTCCCTCTCTACCTCGTCGCGAGGCGCGTCGCCGCGGACGGCTTCGACCGCCTCGCGGTCGGACAGGGCGCGGACGAACTGTTCGGCGGGTACGCGAAGGTGCAGAAGGCCCCCGACGACCCGCGGGTGGACGCCGACACCGTCCGCGGGGCCGCCCGCGAGACGGTTCTGACGCTCCCGGCGCAGTTAGAACGGGACGTGCTCGCACTCCGCGCCGCGGGCGTCGAACCCGTCGCACCCCTGTTGCACGACAGGGTGGTCGAGGCGGCGCTTCCGCTCCCCGACGAGTTGCTCGTGGCGGGAGAGACGCGGAAGGTCGCGCTCCGAGAGGCGGCGCGGGAGATGGTCCCGGACGCCGTCGCCGCGGCGGACAAAAAGGCCGTGCAGTACGGGACGTACGCCGCGCGGGAACTCGACCGCCTCGCGCGACAAGCGGGGTTCAAACGGCGGATGGACGACCACGTCGAGAAGTACGTGAAATCCCTCGTCGCGGACGCCGACGCCCACGCGGATTCGGACGGCTGA
- a CDS encoding transcription initiation factor IIB: MSDSVRTFTSDRARARERDNETETETESDDEQLHCPECGSENLVTDSEHGETVCGECGLVVEEDEIDHGPEWRAFDSQEKDSKSRVGAPTTNMMHDKGLSTNIGWQNKDAYGKSLSSRQREKMQRLRTWNERFRTRDSKERNLKQALGEIDRMASALGLPDNVRETASVIYRRALEDDLLPGRSIEGVATAALYAAARQAGTPRSLDEITNVSRVDKDEIARTYRYVVRELKLQIKPADPEQYVPRFASELGLSDESERRARQLLKNAKNEGVHSGKSPVGLAAAAVYAASLLTNEKVTQSRVSDVANISEVTIRNRYHELLEAEEQLSMP, encoded by the coding sequence ATGAGTGATAGCGTCCGAACTTTCACGTCGGATCGCGCACGCGCGCGCGAGCGTGACAACGAGACGGAGACCGAAACAGAGAGCGACGACGAGCAACTGCACTGCCCGGAGTGCGGTTCCGAGAATCTCGTCACAGACTCCGAACACGGAGAGACGGTCTGTGGCGAGTGCGGACTCGTCGTCGAAGAAGACGAGATAGACCACGGCCCCGAGTGGCGCGCGTTCGACTCCCAAGAGAAAGACAGCAAGTCCCGCGTCGGCGCGCCCACGACGAACATGATGCACGACAAGGGCCTCTCGACGAACATCGGCTGGCAGAACAAAGACGCCTACGGCAAGTCGCTGTCGTCGCGGCAACGCGAGAAGATGCAGCGTCTCCGCACGTGGAACGAGCGGTTCCGCACTCGCGACTCGAAAGAGCGCAACCTCAAGCAAGCGCTCGGCGAGATAGACCGCATGGCCTCGGCGTTGGGTCTCCCGGACAACGTCCGCGAGACGGCGTCTGTCATCTACCGCCGCGCACTCGAAGACGACTTGTTGCCCGGACGCTCCATCGAGGGCGTCGCGACGGCGGCGCTGTACGCCGCGGCGCGGCAGGCGGGCACCCCCCGCTCGCTCGACGAGATTACCAACGTCTCGCGCGTCGACAAAGACGAGATAGCGCGGACGTACCGCTACGTCGTCCGCGAACTCAAACTGCAGATAAAGCCCGCGGACCCCGAACAGTACGTCCCGCGGTTCGCCTCGGAACTCGGACTCTCCGACGAGTCCGAACGCCGCGCGCGGCAACTGCTGAAGAACGCGAAAAACGAGGGCGTCCACTCCGGGAAGTCGCCGGTCGGTCTGGCCGCCGCCGCCGTCTACGCCGCGTCGCTACTGACGAACGAGAAGGTGACGCAGAGCCGAGTCAGCGACGTCGCGAACATCTCCGAAGTCACCATCCGCAACCGCTACCACGAACTGCTCGAAGCCGAAGAGCAGTTGTCGATGCCCTGA
- a CDS encoding TrkH family potassium uptake protein → MKLRVDYKASLSLVGTVLKYLSVPLCLPLVVALYYGETVLPFVVTMAVTVAVGTALERLEPDPDLRAREGFLMVAVTWLAVTIVGSVPYLVEAHGLPPLFAPIKPASTLANPVNALFETMSGFTTTGATLLGEISFDAHTRGVMMWRQLTQWLGGMGIVVLAVAILPELSVGGAQLMDAEAPGPGIEKLSPRIAETARALWGAYLGFTVLEIVLLYSLFVLGIDPQMTFYNAVAHGLTTLPTGGFSPEARSIEAFSATAQWIIIPFMIVAGTNFALFWHALTGNPRRIVEDSEFRTYVGIMAALTAIVSVLLVTGSGLLSAAPAGETFDAAYLESARQVLVGQIEPAVRHATFQVVSIVTTTGYASIDFNAWGPSAQYLLLFAMFVGGSAGSTGGAVKIVRWYVIVKSVRRELFTTSHPKAVRPVRLAGKALDERAIRGIYAFTLLYFVIFFVSVGLLFLDSNRYGQPLTVLEAMSAIAATLGNVGPGFGVVGPMGSYLDFSNAAKLFMVGLMWIGRLEILPVLVLLTPEYWRR, encoded by the coding sequence ATGAAACTACGCGTAGACTACAAAGCGAGTCTCAGTCTGGTTGGGACCGTTCTCAAGTACCTCTCCGTCCCACTCTGTCTCCCTCTCGTCGTCGCTCTCTACTACGGGGAGACGGTGCTCCCGTTCGTCGTGACCATGGCGGTCACCGTCGCGGTGGGGACGGCGTTGGAGCGACTCGAACCCGACCCGGACCTCCGGGCGCGCGAGGGCTTTCTCATGGTCGCGGTGACGTGGCTCGCCGTGACCATCGTCGGGTCCGTGCCGTACCTCGTCGAGGCGCACGGCCTGCCGCCGCTTTTCGCGCCGATAAAACCCGCCTCGACGCTCGCGAATCCGGTGAACGCGCTGTTCGAGACCATGAGCGGGTTCACGACGACCGGAGCCACGCTTCTCGGCGAGATTTCGTTCGACGCGCACACCCGCGGCGTGATGATGTGGCGGCAGTTGACGCAGTGGCTCGGCGGCATGGGCATCGTCGTCCTCGCCGTCGCCATCCTGCCGGAACTCTCCGTCGGCGGCGCGCAGTTGATGGACGCGGAAGCGCCGGGCCCGGGTATCGAGAAACTCTCGCCGCGAATCGCCGAGACGGCGCGCGCGCTCTGGGGCGCGTACCTCGGCTTTACCGTCCTCGAAATCGTCCTCCTCTACTCGCTTTTCGTCCTCGGAATCGACCCGCAGATGACCTTCTACAACGCCGTCGCGCACGGGTTGACGACGCTGCCGACGGGCGGGTTCTCCCCGGAGGCCCGCAGTATCGAGGCGTTCTCCGCGACGGCCCAGTGGATCATCATCCCCTTCATGATCGTCGCCGGGACGAACTTCGCGCTGTTTTGGCACGCGCTCACCGGCAACCCCCGGCGCATCGTTGAGGACTCGGAGTTCCGAACGTACGTCGGTATCATGGCCGCTCTGACGGCCATCGTGTCGGTGCTTCTCGTCACCGGGTCGGGGCTTCTCTCGGCGGCACCCGCCGGTGAGACGTTCGACGCGGCGTATCTCGAGAGCGCTCGGCAGGTCCTCGTCGGACAGATCGAACCGGCCGTCCGGCACGCGACGTTTCAGGTCGTCTCCATCGTGACCACCACGGGGTACGCGAGTATCGACTTCAACGCGTGGGGGCCGTCCGCGCAGTATCTGTTGCTCTTTGCGATGTTCGTCGGCGGGTCCGCGGGGTCGACCGGCGGCGCGGTGAAAATCGTCCGCTGGTACGTCATCGTCAAATCCGTTCGCCGGGAACTGTTCACCACGTCGCATCCCAAGGCGGTGCGTCCCGTCCGTCTGGCGGGGAAGGCACTCGACGAACGCGCCATCCGCGGCATCTACGCGTTCACGCTGCTTTACTTCGTCATCTTCTTCGTCTCCGTCGGACTGCTGTTCTTGGATTCGAACCGGTACGGCCAACCGCTCACCGTCCTCGAAGCGATGAGCGCCATCGCGGCGACGCTCGGAAACGTCGGTCCGGGCTTCGGCGTCGTCGGCCCGATGGGAAGTTACCTCGACTTCTCGAACGCCGCCAAACTGTTCATGGTCGGGCTGATGTGGATCGGACGCCTCGAAATCCTGCCCGTCCTCGTCCTCTTGACGCCGGAGTACTGGCGGCGGTAG
- a CDS encoding potassium channel family protein has translation MYLIIVGAGNIGSPLIEIATRGGNEVVVVEKDEEKAEAAAADHDCLVLNDDATEKETLVEAGADRADALISTTDQDATNIMVCLLSKELEIPDVVSVVHNAEHMDIYRRIGVNTMENPQRLIAEYLYRAVMRPSIVDYMRIGEEAEVFEIEVGEDAPIAGKTLQDAASSGLLGGDMLVVAIERDGTGDPITPRGETVIEGGDLVTVYSASGATPEVTDVFGHFGDH, from the coding sequence ATGTATCTCATCATCGTCGGAGCGGGCAACATCGGCTCTCCGCTCATCGAAATCGCGACGCGGGGCGGTAACGAAGTCGTCGTCGTCGAGAAGGACGAGGAGAAGGCGGAGGCGGCGGCCGCCGACCACGACTGTCTCGTCCTCAACGACGACGCGACGGAGAAGGAGACGCTGGTCGAGGCGGGAGCAGACCGGGCCGACGCTCTCATCAGCACGACCGACCAGGACGCGACGAACATCATGGTCTGTCTTCTCTCGAAGGAGTTGGAGATTCCCGACGTGGTGTCGGTCGTCCACAACGCCGAACATATGGATATCTACAGGCGTATCGGCGTCAACACGATGGAGAACCCCCAACGCCTCATCGCGGAGTATCTCTACCGCGCGGTCATGCGGCCCTCCATCGTCGATTACATGCGCATCGGCGAAGAGGCGGAGGTGTTCGAAATCGAAGTGGGCGAGGACGCCCCCATCGCCGGAAAGACGCTCCAAGACGCCGCCTCGAGCGGCCTTCTCGGCGGCGACATGCTCGTCGTCGCCATCGAACGAGACGGAACGGGCGACCCCATCACCCCCCGCGGCGAAACCGTAATCGAAGGCGGTGACCTCGTCACCGTCTACTCCGCGTCCGGGGCGACGCCCGAGGTGACCGACGTGTTCGGCCACTTCGGAGACCACTGA
- a CDS encoding PHP domain-containing protein, whose translation MLRVELHAHSSLSYDGRDPVEHLLEQASAVGLDALAVTDHDEIDASLEAADIASDYGLVGIPGAEITSAAGHVLALGIEELIPAGLSFDETLDRIREQGGTAVVPHPFQSSRHGVAPHITRAQLASADAIEIYNSRLFTGLANRQAERFATGRGLPMTAGSDAHISEMVGQAVTEVGTDTRSADAILEAVRDGRTSVIGKKTPWRISLRQFGGGVRRRVVRGVTDLL comes from the coding sequence GTGTTAAGGGTCGAGTTGCACGCGCATTCGTCGCTCTCGTACGACGGGCGCGACCCCGTCGAACACCTCTTGGAACAGGCGAGCGCGGTCGGTCTGGACGCTCTCGCCGTCACCGACCACGACGAGATAGACGCGAGTCTCGAAGCCGCGGACATCGCCTCCGACTACGGACTGGTCGGCATCCCCGGCGCCGAGATAACCTCCGCGGCCGGGCACGTCCTCGCGTTGGGAATCGAGGAACTGATCCCCGCCGGTCTCTCGTTCGACGAGACGCTCGACCGCATCCGAGAGCAGGGCGGCACCGCCGTCGTCCCGCACCCGTTCCAGTCGTCGCGGCACGGCGTCGCACCCCACATTACCCGCGCGCAACTCGCCTCGGCGGACGCGATCGAGATATACAACTCGCGGCTGTTCACCGGGTTGGCGAACCGCCAGGCCGAACGGTTCGCCACCGGGCGGGGTCTGCCGATGACCGCCGGGAGCGACGCGCACATAAGCGAGATGGTCGGACAGGCGGTGACCGAAGTCGGAACCGACACCCGAAGCGCGGACGCCATCTTAGAGGCCGTCAGAGACGGCCGAACGAGCGTCATCGGGAAGAAGACGCCGTGGCGAATCTCGCTTCGGCAGTTCGGCGGCGGCGTCAGGCGCCGCGTCGTCCGCGGCGTCACGGACCTTCTGTGA